From one Anaerococcus prevotii DSM 20548 genomic stretch:
- a CDS encoding Asp23/Gls24 family envelope stress response protein, which translates to MTIKYVNNLGKVTIDDSLITNIAVASVMQSYGVVGLASQSAKDGIYELLGVNNMQKGVQVRRLDNGTISINISLFLKYGVRIPVVCQNIIENVKYNVEKSLKVRVAEVNIFVQGINK; encoded by the coding sequence ATGACTATTAAGTATGTTAATAATTTAGGAAAAGTAACTATTGATGACTCACTCATAACCAATATTGCTGTAGCAAGTGTAATGCAATCTTATGGGGTTGTAGGTCTTGCTAGTCAATCTGCAAAAGATGGTATATATGAGCTTTTAGGTGTAAATAATATGCAAAAAGGAGTTCAAGTTAGAAGGCTAGATAATGGCACAATTTCTATCAATATTTCTTTATTTTTGAAATATGGTGTTAGGATTCCTGTAGTTTGTCAAAATATAATTGAGAATGTAAAGTATAATGTTGAAAAATCCCTTAAGGTAAGAGTTGCCGAAGTTAATATCTTTGTTCAAGGGATTAACAAATAG
- the hprK gene encoding HPr(Ser) kinase/phosphatase — MANSTSISDFSEHIDKEITSGIDDKTVKLSKIVEILNLEIVHKSSDFEEIELESAEVNRPGLQLTGYLEKFPHKRLQLIGSVEYTYLTSLDSRMQYERFRGILSYKIPAVIFTYDKEINQDIEDLCDYYDVTLLRSPLKSTRLISKLSDELEYQLAKTSNVHGELLEVFGVGVLIMGKSSVGKSETALDLVNRGHRLIADDMVDIISVNNRLSGTSPENIRHYMEIRGLGIINVRRLYGSGSVKTTTGIDLVIELEQWKEDYEYDRLGLDDHFIEILGVKVPHLVVPVRAGRNLALIVEVAAMNQREKNLGYNAAKVMTDNIFRQAAGREPDDLSNPSQVDEDEQL, encoded by the coding sequence ATGGCAAATAGTACAAGTATAAGCGATTTTAGCGAACACATAGACAAAGAAATTACAAGCGGAATAGATGATAAGACTGTTAAACTAAGTAAAATTGTAGAAATCTTAAATCTAGAGATAGTTCATAAGTCAAGTGATTTTGAAGAAATAGAGCTTGAAAGTGCGGAAGTTAATAGACCCGGACTTCAACTTACAGGATATCTAGAAAAATTTCCCCACAAGAGGCTTCAATTGATTGGTTCAGTAGAATACACTTATCTGACAAGTCTAGATTCAAGGATGCAGTATGAAAGATTTAGGGGAATCCTATCATATAAAATTCCAGCAGTCATCTTTACCTATGATAAGGAAATCAATCAAGACATAGAGGATTTGTGTGACTACTATGATGTTACTCTATTAAGATCTCCACTAAAGTCTACAAGATTGATATCCAAGCTATCAGATGAACTAGAATACCAACTAGCTAAAACCAGTAATGTACATGGGGAGCTTTTAGAAGTATTTGGTGTTGGAGTCCTAATAATGGGAAAATCATCTGTAGGAAAGAGTGAAACAGCCCTTGATCTTGTAAACAGAGGGCACAGACTAATAGCAGATGATATGGTCGACATCATTTCCGTAAATAATAGACTTTCTGGAACTTCACCAGAAAATATAAGGCATTACATGGAAATAAGGGGGCTTGGAATCATAAATGTCAGAAGATTGTATGGTTCAGGTTCTGTAAAGACAACTACAGGAATTGATTTGGTAATAGAATTAGAGCAATGGAAAGAAGATTACGAATACGACAGACTTGGACTTGATGATCACTTCATAGAAATTCTTGGAGTAAAGGTTCCTCATCTGGTTGTTCCTGTTAGGGCTGGTAGAAATCTTGCGCTGATTGTGGAAGTTGCCGCTATGAATCAAAGAGAAAAGAACCTAGGTTACAATGCCGCAAAGGTTATGACCGATAATATCTTTAGACAAGCTGCGGGCAGAGAGCCAGATGATTTATCAAATCCTAGCCAAGTAGATGAAGACGAACAATTATAA
- the nifJ gene encoding pyruvate:ferredoxin (flavodoxin) oxidoreductase, whose translation MTVKRAMKTMDGNTAAAHVSYAFTDVATIYPITPSSPMPEAVDVWAANGRKNIFGRPVEVKEMQSEAGAAGAVHGALAAGALTTTYTASQGLLLMIPNMYKIAGERLPGVFHVAARTLATHALSIYGDHSDVMAARQTGFAMLCASSVQEVMDLGPVAHLSAIKGSIPFVNFFDGFRTSHEIQKIEVWDYKDLAPLVDMEAVNRFKNNSLNPERPKTIGTAEKNIFFQRMESVNNAYEDIVGIAEDYMHKINELIGTNYELFNYYGADDAEEIIVAMGSVCQAAEETIDALLAEGKKVGMIEVHLYRPFSKEHLLKAIPKTVKKIAVLDRTKEKGSIGEPLLLDVKSAYYDQEDKPQIIGGRYGLSSKDTVPADIEAVFENLAKDEPKEDFTISINDDVTHKSLERTDLKIRQEGTTRCKFWGFGSDGTVGANKQAIKIIGDNTDMYAQGYFDYDSKKSGGLTVSHLRFGKDPIRSTYLLDEADFMSCSKVAYVNQYDLLKGLKDGGKFLLNCAWSDEELEEHLPANMKRYIAEHDVEFYTIDASHLAAEIGLGSRTNMIMQSAFFKLADVIPLEDAVGYLKDSIVKSYGHKGDDIVNMNYKAVDSGIDAIHKVEVPEAWKDAVDEKKEERELPEFIREIVKPMLEQKEDDIPVSAFVGREDGAFESGTTQYEKRGIALNVPEWQLDNCIQCNQCSYVCPHAVIRPFLVTEEEKANAPEGFDTKKAIGKGMEGYEFRIQVSPLDCTGCGNCADVCPAPEKALLMKPFEDEVEKEKENWYYAHEEVGYKEDVMDPMTLKGSQFKQPLLEFSGACAGCGETPYAKLVTQLFGDRMYIANATGCSSIWGASAPAMSYTKNSCGQGPAWGNSLFEDAAEYGYGMKLAADANKSLLETYMNNFLELGLDTPFNEAFKAWLEGKETVNTSKEATAKIMKLKEETVDSEEGKDLLDKIFQLKDYMIKKSIWIFGGDGWSYDIGFGGVDHVLASGEDINILVFDTEVYSNTGGQSSKATPLSAVAQFAAAGKKVRKKDLGLMMTSYGYVYCAQVAMGANQNQTLKALKEAESYNGPSLVIAYAPCINHGIRIGMGKSQYREKQAVDAGYWHLWRFDPRLADEGKNPFQLDSREPKESFQEFIQGEVRYSSLKRSFPETADELYAEAEKAAKERYETYKRLAGK comes from the coding sequence ATGACAGTTAAAAGAGCTATGAAGACTATGGATGGTAACACAGCAGCAGCTCACGTATCATATGCGTTCACTGATGTTGCAACAATCTATCCAATCACACCTTCATCACCAATGCCAGAAGCAGTAGATGTTTGGGCTGCTAACGGTAGAAAAAATATTTTTGGTAGACCAGTTGAAGTAAAAGAAATGCAATCTGAAGCAGGTGCTGCAGGAGCAGTTCACGGAGCATTAGCAGCAGGAGCACTAACTACTACATATACTGCAAGTCAAGGATTATTACTAATGATCCCAAATATGTACAAAATTGCAGGTGAAAGATTACCAGGTGTATTCCACGTTGCAGCAAGAACACTTGCAACACACGCACTTTCAATCTATGGAGACCACTCAGACGTAATGGCAGCAAGACAAACAGGTTTTGCAATGCTTTGTGCTTCTTCAGTTCAAGAAGTTATGGACTTAGGTCCTGTTGCTCACTTATCAGCAATCAAGGGAAGCATCCCATTCGTAAACTTCTTCGACGGATTTAGAACAAGTCACGAAATTCAAAAAATAGAAGTTTGGGACTACAAAGACCTAGCTCCACTTGTTGATATGGAAGCTGTAAATAGATTTAAAAACAATTCACTAAACCCAGAAAGACCAAAAACAATTGGTACAGCTGAAAAGAACATCTTCTTCCAAAGAATGGAATCAGTAAACAATGCTTATGAAGATATCGTAGGTATAGCTGAAGATTACATGCACAAAATCAATGAATTAATTGGTACAAACTACGAATTATTCAATTACTACGGTGCAGATGATGCCGAAGAAATCATAGTAGCTATGGGTTCTGTATGTCAAGCAGCAGAAGAGACAATCGATGCCCTACTAGCTGAAGGCAAAAAAGTAGGTATGATTGAAGTTCACTTATATAGACCATTCTCTAAAGAACACCTACTAAAAGCAATTCCAAAAACAGTTAAGAAAATTGCTGTTCTTGATAGAACAAAAGAAAAAGGATCAATCGGTGAGCCACTACTACTAGATGTTAAATCTGCTTACTATGATCAAGAAGATAAACCACAAATTATCGGTGGTAGATATGGTCTTTCATCTAAAGATACAGTTCCAGCTGATATCGAAGCAGTATTTGAAAACCTTGCTAAAGATGAACCAAAAGAAGACTTTACAATCTCTATCAATGATGACGTAACACACAAATCACTTGAAAGAACAGACCTTAAGATTAGACAAGAAGGTACAACAAGATGTAAATTCTGGGGATTCGGATCTGACGGTACTGTTGGAGCTAACAAACAAGCTATCAAGATCATCGGTGATAACACTGACATGTACGCACAAGGATACTTTGACTATGACTCAAAGAAATCTGGTGGTCTAACAGTTTCTCACTTAAGATTTGGTAAAGACCCAATTAGATCAACATACCTACTAGACGAAGCAGACTTCATGTCTTGTTCAAAGGTAGCTTATGTTAACCAATACGACCTACTTAAAGGTCTTAAAGATGGTGGTAAATTCTTACTAAACTGTGCTTGGTCAGATGAAGAATTAGAAGAACACCTACCAGCAAACATGAAACGCTATATTGCTGAACATGATGTAGAATTCTACACAATTGACGCTTCTCACTTAGCAGCTGAAATTGGTCTAGGTTCTAGAACAAACATGATTATGCAATCAGCATTCTTCAAACTAGCTGACGTAATTCCATTAGAAGATGCAGTTGGCTACCTAAAAGACTCTATAGTTAAATCTTATGGTCACAAGGGTGATGACATTGTAAACATGAACTACAAGGCTGTTGATAGCGGAATCGATGCAATCCACAAAGTAGAAGTACCAGAAGCTTGGAAAGACGCTGTTGATGAAAAGAAAGAAGAAAGAGAACTTCCTGAATTCATCAGAGAAATTGTTAAACCTATGCTTGAACAAAAAGAAGATGACATCCCTGTATCAGCATTCGTTGGTAGAGAAGATGGAGCATTCGAATCAGGTACAACTCAATACGAAAAGAGAGGAATCGCTCTTAACGTTCCAGAATGGCAACTTGATAACTGTATCCAATGTAACCAATGTTCATACGTTTGTCCTCACGCAGTAATTAGACCTTTCTTAGTAACAGAAGAAGAAAAGGCAAACGCACCAGAAGGCTTTGATACTAAAAAAGCTATCGGTAAGGGCATGGAAGGATACGAATTTAGAATTCAAGTTTCTCCATTAGACTGTACTGGATGTGGTAACTGTGCAGATGTTTGTCCAGCTCCAGAAAAAGCTCTTCTAATGAAACCATTCGAAGATGAAGTTGAAAAAGAAAAAGAAAATTGGTATTACGCTCATGAAGAAGTTGGATACAAAGAAGATGTTATGGATCCAATGACTCTAAAGGGAAGCCAATTCAAACAACCATTACTTGAGTTCTCAGGTGCTTGTGCAGGTTGTGGTGAAACACCTTACGCTAAACTTGTAACACAATTATTTGGTGATAGAATGTACATTGCAAATGCTACAGGATGTTCATCAATCTGGGGAGCAAGTGCACCAGCTATGTCTTACACAAAGAACTCTTGTGGACAAGGTCCAGCTTGGGGTAACTCATTATTCGAAGATGCTGCTGAATATGGTTATGGTATGAAACTTGCAGCAGATGCTAACAAGTCACTACTTGAAACATATATGAACAACTTCCTAGAACTTGGTCTTGATACACCATTTAACGAAGCGTTCAAAGCTTGGTTAGAAGGAAAAGAAACTGTTAATACTTCTAAAGAAGCAACAGCTAAGATCATGAAACTTAAAGAAGAAACAGTAGACAGTGAAGAAGGTAAAGACCTACTTGACAAGATTTTCCAACTAAAAGATTACATGATTAAGAAATCAATCTGGATCTTTGGTGGTGACGGATGGAGCTACGATATCGGATTTGGTGGAGTTGACCACGTACTTGCAAGTGGTGAAGACATCAACATTCTTGTATTCGATACAGAAGTTTACTCTAACACAGGTGGACAATCTTCTAAAGCTACACCATTATCTGCAGTAGCACAATTTGCTGCCGCTGGTAAAAAGGTAAGAAAGAAAGACCTTGGTCTAATGATGACTTCTTACGGTTACGTATACTGTGCACAAGTAGCTATGGGTGCTAACCAAAACCAAACACTTAAGGCTCTTAAAGAAGCTGAAAGCTACAATGGTCCATCACTAGTTATAGCTTATGCACCATGTATCAACCACGGTATCAGAATTGGTATGGGTAAATCACAATACAGAGAAAAACAAGCTGTAGATGCTGGTTACTGGCACTTATGGAGATTTGACCCAAGACTTGCAGACGAGGGCAAAAATCCATTCCAACTTGATTCTAGAGAACCAAAAGAATCATTCCAAGAATTTATTCAAGGTGAAGTAAGATACTCATCACTTAAGAGATCTTTCCCTGAAACAGCTGACGAACTATATGCTGAAGCAGAAAAAGCTGCTAAAGAAAGATATGAAACATATAAGAGATTAGCTGGTAAATAA
- the uvrC gene encoding excinuclease ABC subunit UvrC — protein sequence MTKKQIKEKLKELPDLPGVYIMRNAEDEIIYVGKAISLKRRVRQYFDNNKNKGAKVLAMVKNIDHFEYIIVQNEVEALVLESNLIKKNRPRYNIVLRDDKQYPYIKICKEKYPRIKKVRQVLKDGGRYFGPFPDAYAVNDAIDLFHLYYPFRTCNLNFDKGARLDRPCLNYFIHKCKGPCVDKEDEKRYLNHIDDVVKFLENKSEKIPNWVLAKMNDASKDLNFEMAAKYRDYYRALSVISERQNVTETGGDDLDIIAMSKGMNSIIIQVFFMRMGKIVDREHFIIKNDFMETDSDIMSSFIKQFYLDIMYVPKEILVQYMPADFDSISEFLSRKKKSKVYIHNPKLGKKKELVDMASRNALDMRIKYDKRVERKERKKSSGINQLMDILNLKDVFRVECYDISNTSGVLSVGSMVVFEGGIPTPKEYRKFKIKTVVGSDDYASHREVLTRRLKRGLEEKEKGNTQTGFGSLPDLILMDGGKGQVTIAKEVIDGLGLSIEVAGLVKDDKHTTRAIVYNNEEIAINRRDPVYKLIYEIQEEAHRFAINYHRKLMQNTMKTTELDNIKGVGEKTRKNLYKHFKTISNIKKASVEELMEVPLVGKVQALEIYKYFRLKG from the coding sequence TTGACAAAAAAACAGATTAAAGAGAAATTAAAAGAACTTCCAGACCTACCTGGCGTTTATATAATGAGGAATGCCGAAGATGAAATTATTTATGTAGGCAAGGCCATTTCCCTAAAAAGAAGAGTACGCCAATACTTTGACAATAATAAAAACAAGGGGGCTAAGGTCCTTGCCATGGTCAAAAACATCGACCATTTCGAATATATTATTGTTCAAAATGAGGTAGAAGCCTTAGTTCTTGAGAGCAATTTAATCAAAAAAAATAGACCCAGATATAATATAGTCCTAAGGGATGATAAGCAATATCCCTATATTAAAATCTGTAAGGAAAAATATCCTAGGATAAAAAAGGTTAGACAAGTTTTAAAGGATGGGGGACGCTACTTTGGACCCTTTCCTGATGCTTATGCAGTAAATGATGCGATCGATTTATTTCACCTCTATTATCCCTTTAGAACTTGCAATCTAAACTTCGATAAGGGTGCAAGGCTAGATAGGCCGTGTCTCAATTATTTCATCCATAAATGCAAGGGACCTTGTGTAGACAAGGAGGATGAGAAAAGATATTTAAACCATATAGACGACGTGGTGAAGTTTTTAGAGAACAAATCAGAAAAAATCCCGAATTGGGTTCTTGCTAAAATGAATGATGCGAGTAAGGATTTGAATTTCGAGATGGCTGCAAAATATAGAGACTACTATAGGGCCTTATCTGTGATTTCTGAAAGACAGAACGTTACAGAAACTGGTGGAGATGACCTAGATATAATAGCCATGAGTAAGGGAATGAATTCTATTATTATCCAGGTTTTCTTTATGCGTATGGGAAAGATTGTCGATAGAGAGCACTTCATAATCAAAAACGATTTTATGGAAACTGACTCAGATATTATGTCTTCATTCATAAAGCAGTTTTATCTAGATATAATGTATGTACCAAAAGAAATTCTTGTCCAATATATGCCAGCAGATTTTGATTCTATTAGCGAATTTTTATCTAGAAAGAAAAAATCCAAGGTTTATATACACAATCCAAAACTCGGAAAGAAAAAAGAGCTTGTAGATATGGCAAGCCGTAATGCTCTCGATATGAGAATTAAATATGATAAAAGAGTTGAAAGAAAGGAAAGGAAGAAATCTTCTGGAATCAACCAGCTCATGGACATACTTAATCTTAAAGATGTATTTAGAGTAGAATGTTATGATATTTCTAACACATCCGGCGTTCTTTCGGTAGGATCTATGGTTGTCTTTGAGGGAGGAATACCAACTCCTAAGGAATATAGGAAGTTTAAAATAAAGACTGTAGTAGGAAGCGATGATTATGCATCCCATAGGGAAGTTCTTACGAGAAGGCTAAAACGTGGACTAGAAGAAAAAGAAAAAGGAAATACCCAGACAGGGTTTGGATCTCTACCTGATTTGATCTTAATGGATGGAGGAAAAGGGCAGGTCACTATAGCAAAAGAAGTTATAGATGGCTTGGGTCTATCCATAGAAGTAGCAGGACTTGTTAAGGATGATAAACATACTACAAGAGCAATAGTCTATAACAATGAGGAAATCGCCATTAACAGGAGAGATCCTGTCTATAAGCTCATATATGAAATCCAAGAAGAAGCTCATAGATTTGCAATAAACTACCATAGAAAGCTTATGCAAAACACAATGAAGACTACAGAACTAGACAATATAAAAGGGGTTGGCGAGAAAACTAGGAAAAACCTCTACAAGCATTTTAAGACAATTTCAAATATTAAAAAGGCAAGCGTTGAAGAGCTCATGGAAGTTCCTCTGGTGGGGAAAGTTCAAGCCTTAGAAATATACAAATATTTTAGACTGAAAGGATAG
- a CDS encoding thymidine kinase, which produces MKKQGRLIVHTGSMFSGKTTSLWRELYRMRIANYKIVAFKPSIDSRDDERKIVSHDNLELDAHKVENLREILAYAKNKDIDCIGIDELQFFPNDPGEVIDIFNELMAMKITIVVSGLDMDYKTQPFEIIKEIMPIADELVKHHAICASCGEDAWASYRKTSDESRIQIGSKDLYEPLCRSCYNKKMKEKEKYKNQISLEDI; this is translated from the coding sequence ATGAAAAAACAAGGAAGATTAATCGTCCACACAGGCTCCATGTTTTCAGGAAAAACAACCTCCCTTTGGAGAGAGCTTTATAGGATGAGGATAGCGAATTATAAAATTGTAGCCTTTAAACCGTCAATCGATAGCAGAGATGATGAAAGAAAAATCGTAAGCCACGATAACTTAGAACTAGACGCTCATAAGGTCGAAAACTTAAGAGAAATCTTAGCTTATGCGAAAAATAAGGATATAGACTGCATAGGAATTGATGAATTACAATTCTTTCCTAACGATCCTGGCGAAGTGATTGATATATTCAACGAACTAATGGCAATGAAGATTACTATAGTTGTATCAGGACTTGATATGGACTATAAGACTCAACCATTTGAAATTATAAAAGAAATCATGCCTATAGCAGATGAGCTTGTAAAGCACCACGCAATTTGCGCATCATGTGGAGAAGATGCTTGGGCATCTTATAGGAAGACTTCGGATGAATCTCGTATCCAAATTGGTTCAAAAGATTTATATGAACCCCTATGCAGATCTTGTTATAACAAAAAAATGAAAGAAAAAGAAAAATACAAAAATCAAATATCTTTAGAGGATATATAA
- the ychF gene encoding redox-regulated ATPase YchF, protein MKLGIVGLPNVGKSTLFNAITKAGALIANYPFATIDPNVGLVNVPDQRLEVLSEMSSSKKIVPAVVEFYDIAGLVKGASKGEGLGNKFLSNIRETEAIVEVLRCFDDANVTHVDGSVDPLRDIETINLELIFSDLELVDKVLEKRKKVARSDKSVRSEVELLERIKEVLEEGKSARILDLNEEENKMLRAYQLLSTKPIIYVCNVNEEDAANDGKNNPYVEKVREFAKSEGAEVSVVSAKIEQEISEIEDEEERAEFLAMIGLEESGTDKVIKDSYKTLNLMSFLTTGEMETRAWTITNGTKAVDAAGKIHSDISRGFIKAEIVSYDDLVGSGSIHKAQEKGLLRQEGKDYIMQDGDVVNFKFNV, encoded by the coding sequence ATGAAATTAGGAATAGTAGGCTTGCCTAATGTTGGTAAATCAACATTGTTCAATGCCATAACAAAAGCGGGTGCACTTATTGCCAACTATCCATTTGCGACTATAGATCCAAATGTTGGTCTTGTAAATGTGCCTGATCAAAGACTAGAAGTTCTATCAGAAATGAGCTCTAGCAAAAAGATAGTCCCAGCAGTTGTAGAGTTCTATGATATAGCAGGACTTGTAAAGGGTGCTTCCAAGGGTGAAGGACTTGGAAATAAGTTCTTATCTAATATTAGAGAAACAGAGGCAATAGTTGAAGTCTTAAGATGCTTTGACGATGCTAACGTAACCCACGTAGATGGATCAGTTGACCCATTAAGAGATATAGAAACTATTAATCTCGAATTGATTTTCTCTGATCTTGAACTTGTAGATAAGGTCCTAGAGAAGAGAAAAAAGGTTGCAAGAAGTGATAAGAGCGTAAGAAGCGAAGTTGAGCTTCTAGAAAGAATTAAGGAAGTTCTTGAAGAGGGAAAGTCTGCAAGAATATTAGACTTAAATGAAGAAGAAAATAAAATGCTTAGGGCTTACCAGCTTCTTTCTACAAAGCCAATCATTTATGTATGTAATGTAAATGAAGAAGATGCTGCAAATGATGGTAAGAATAATCCATATGTAGAGAAGGTTCGTGAATTTGCCAAAAGCGAAGGAGCTGAAGTTTCTGTAGTTTCCGCTAAAATTGAGCAAGAAATTTCTGAAATCGAAGATGAAGAAGAAAGAGCGGAATTTTTAGCTATGATCGGTCTTGAAGAATCGGGTACTGATAAGGTAATCAAGGATTCATATAAGACTCTAAACCTAATGTCATTTTTGACAACTGGAGAGATGGAAACAAGAGCTTGGACCATCACAAATGGAACAAAGGCAGTAGACGCCGCTGGTAAAATCCACTCTGATATATCTCGAGGATTTATCAAGGCAGAGATTGTCTCTTATGATGACTTAGTAGGATCTGGTTCAATCCACAAGGCTCAGGAAAAAGGCCTCCTAAGACAAGAAGGAAAAGATTACATCATGCAAGATGGTGATGTAGTCAACTTTAAGTTTAATGTATAG
- a CDS encoding aminopeptidase P family protein: protein MNINERLEKLRNLMRERNIDAYIVPTSDPHQSEYLSDYYKTREFISGFTGSAGTVLITMNEALLWTDSRYFLQAAKELKNSEFKLMKMGVEGVPNLIEYLDENIGEFGKIAFDGENFSVKAYKDLSESMGARILVSDVDYISQIWTDRPSLRKDKAWIMKDKYAGESILQKIERLRKKMADNGYDYTFIGSPEDICYLLNIRGNDIDYNPVILSYSLISKDEAYLCIDEEKIPGEVRDYLEDNGVKLYAYESIFKLLNNIPGKNRIFLDPERTNVAIYDSINSNVKVSLGTNITTDMKAIKNDVEIENIKKAYIKDGIALTKFFAWLEVGAKTGNLNELLASKKLQDLRKEDESYIEDSFETIAGYKENAAIVHYAPQATGSKTIRNEGMILVDSGAHYKEGTTDITRTVALGRLTDQEKTDYTLVLKSFLSLFLARFKDKTNGQRLDAIAKYPLWQAGKDFFHGTGHGVGFVLTVHEGPQRISERDDSGFVENMTTSIEPGLYIENSHGIRIENEAYVKRAMENEFGKFNQFESLTFVPIDTRPVKTEMLNRDEIDWLNEYNKTCFEKLSPYLEGSELEYLKESCKAI, encoded by the coding sequence ATGAATATCAACGAACGATTAGAAAAACTTAGAAATCTAATGAGAGAAAGAAATATAGACGCTTATATAGTTCCAACTTCTGATCCTCACCAGTCAGAATATTTGTCTGATTATTACAAAACACGTGAATTTATATCAGGCTTTACAGGATCTGCTGGAACTGTTCTTATTACTATGAATGAGGCGCTTTTATGGACTGATAGCAGATATTTCTTGCAAGCAGCTAAGGAGCTTAAGAATTCTGAGTTCAAATTAATGAAAATGGGAGTAGAAGGTGTTCCTAATCTAATCGAATACTTAGATGAAAATATAGGAGAATTTGGCAAGATTGCCTTTGATGGCGAAAACTTTTCGGTAAAAGCCTATAAGGATCTAAGTGAAAGTATGGGAGCGAGAATTCTGGTATCCGATGTTGATTATATCTCTCAAATTTGGACAGATAGACCAAGCTTAAGAAAAGATAAAGCTTGGATTATGAAAGATAAATATGCAGGTGAAAGTATTTTACAAAAAATAGAACGTCTTAGAAAGAAAATGGCCGATAATGGTTATGATTATACTTTCATAGGTTCTCCTGAAGACATTTGCTATCTTTTAAATATTAGAGGTAACGATATTGATTACAATCCAGTTATTTTGTCATATTCTTTAATATCAAAAGATGAAGCATATTTGTGCATAGATGAAGAAAAAATTCCTGGAGAAGTTAGAGATTATCTTGAAGATAATGGTGTTAAATTATATGCCTATGAATCTATCTTTAAGCTATTAAATAATATACCAGGTAAGAATAGAATCTTTCTCGATCCTGAAAGAACAAATGTTGCTATATATGATAGCATAAATTCTAATGTTAAGGTAAGTCTCGGTACAAATATAACAACTGATATGAAGGCGATTAAAAATGATGTTGAGATAGAAAATATCAAAAAGGCCTACATCAAAGACGGTATTGCCTTGACTAAGTTTTTCGCTTGGCTTGAAGTTGGGGCAAAGACTGGAAATTTAAATGAGCTTTTAGCAAGCAAGAAACTCCAAGACTTAAGAAAGGAAGATGAATCCTACATTGAAGATTCCTTCGAAACAATAGCAGGTTATAAGGAAAATGCAGCTATAGTACACTATGCTCCACAAGCTACAGGATCTAAGACAATCAGAAATGAGGGAATGATCTTAGTCGATTCTGGTGCTCACTATAAGGAAGGAACTACAGATATCACAAGAACTGTAGCACTAGGAAGACTGACTGATCAGGAAAAAACTGACTACACCCTAGTATTAAAATCATTCTTGAGCTTATTTTTGGCAAGGTTTAAAGATAAGACCAATGGACAGAGACTAGATGCTATAGCTAAATATCCACTATGGCAAGCAGGCAAGGACTTCTTCCATGGAACAGGACACGGGGTAGGCTTTGTACTTACTGTACATGAGGGGCCACAAAGAATTTCAGAAAGAGATGATAGCGGGTTTGTAGAAAACATGACTACATCAATCGAGCCAGGCCTTTATATAGAAAATTCTCACGGAATAAGAATTGAAAATGAGGCTTACGTAAAAAGAGCTATGGAAAATGAATTTGGAAAGTTCAATCAATTTGAAAGTCTAACCTTTGTTCCTATAGATACAAGACCAGTCAAGACTGAGATGCTTAATAGGGATGAGATTGATTGGCTTAACGAATATAACAAGACCTGCTTTGAAAAATTAAGCCCATATCTCGAAGGATCAGAGTTAGAATATTTGAAAGAGAGTTGTAAAGCAATTTGA